One part of the Paracoccus sp. MBLB3053 genome encodes these proteins:
- the rpoC gene encoding DNA-directed RNA polymerase subunit beta', giving the protein MNQELATNPLNPLAQPRQFDEIKISLASPEEILAWSYGEVKKPETINYRTFKPERDGLFCARIFGPIKDYECLCGKYKRMKYRGLVCEKCGVEVTLQKVRRERMGHIELAAPVAHIWFLKSLPSRIGLMLDMTLRDLERILYFENYVVIEPGLTDLTYGQLLTEEEFLDAQDQYGADAFSANIGAEAIREMLSNIDLAATAEQLREELKEATGELKPKKIIKRLKIVESFLESGNRPEWMVLTVVPVIPPELRPLVPLDGGRFATSDLNDLYRRVINRNNRLKRLIELRAPDIIVRNEKRMLQESVDALFDNGRRGRVITGNNKRPLKSLSDMLKGKQGRFRQNLLGKRVDFSGRSVIVTGPELKLHQCGLPKKMALELFKPFIYSRLEAKGLSSTVKQAKKLVEKERPEVWDILDEVIREHPVLLNRAPTLHRLGIQAFEPTLIEGKAIQLHPLVCSAFNADFDGDQMAVHVPLSLEAQLEARVLMMSTNNVLSPANGAPIIVPSQDMVLGLYYTTMEREGMKGEGMAFANLEEVEHALASGAVHLHARIKARLPQIDENGIEVIKRFDTTPGRIRLGALLPKNAKAPFELVNRLLRKKDIQNVIDTVYRYCGQKESVIFCDQIMGLGFREAFRAGISFGKDDMVIPPAKWELVEETQDQVKQFEQQYLDGLITQGEKYNKVVDAWSKCNDKVTDAMMKTISATKKDEKGAELEPNSVYMMAHSGARGSVSQMKQLGGMRGLMAKPNGEIIETPIISNFKEGLTVLEYFNSTHGARKGLSDTALKTANSGYLTRRLVDVAQDCIIREHDCGTERAITASAAVNDGEVVSPLSERVLGRTAADDVLVPGEDVVIVRKNELIDERKADEIEQAGVQSVRIRSALTCESEDGICALCYGRDLARGTLVNIGEAVGIIAAQSIGEPGTQLTMRTFHIGGIAQGGQQSFIAASQEGTIAYENESTLENANGELIVMSRNMQLNITNAQGDVLANHKLFYGSKLFVREGDVVARGQKMFEWDPYTLPIIAEKAGVAKYVDLLSGLSVRDETDDATGMTQKIVTDWRSAPKGNELKPEIIIVDADGEPVRNEQGNPVTYPMSVDAVLSVEDGQEIKAGDVVARIPREGAKTKDITGGLPRVAELFEARRPKDHAIIAEIDGYVRFGKDYKNKRRIAIEPADDTLSAVEYMVPKGKHIPVHEGDFVQKGDYIMDGNPAPHDILRIMGIEALADYLIDEVQDVYRLQGVKINDKHIEVIVRQMLQKIEILDSGDTTLLKGEHVDRDEFVEENAKIEAKGGRPAAGEPVLLGITKASLQTRSFISAASFQETTRVLTEAAVQGKRDKLVGLKENVIVGRLIPAGTGGATARVRRIATDRDNEVIEARKAEAEAAAALIAPEESPVQAAGEN; this is encoded by the coding sequence ATGAACCAGGAACTTGCCACCAACCCGCTGAACCCGCTGGCCCAGCCGCGTCAGTTCGACGAAATCAAGATCTCGCTGGCCTCGCCCGAGGAAATCCTCGCCTGGTCCTATGGCGAGGTGAAGAAACCCGAAACCATCAACTACCGCACGTTCAAGCCCGAGCGTGACGGCCTGTTCTGCGCGCGTATCTTTGGCCCGATCAAGGATTACGAATGCCTTTGCGGCAAATACAAGCGCATGAAATATCGCGGCCTCGTCTGCGAGAAATGCGGCGTCGAAGTGACGCTGCAGAAGGTCCGCCGCGAGCGCATGGGCCATATCGAGCTGGCCGCCCCGGTCGCGCATATCTGGTTCCTGAAGTCGCTGCCGAGCCGCATCGGCCTGATGCTGGACATGACTCTGCGCGATCTCGAGCGTATCCTGTATTTCGAGAACTACGTCGTCATCGAGCCCGGCCTGACCGACCTGACCTATGGCCAGCTCTTGACCGAGGAAGAATTCCTCGACGCGCAGGACCAGTATGGCGCTGACGCGTTCTCGGCCAATATCGGTGCCGAGGCGATCCGCGAGATGCTGTCGAATATCGACCTCGCGGCCACCGCCGAGCAGCTTCGCGAAGAGCTGAAAGAGGCGACCGGCGAGCTGAAGCCGAAGAAGATCATCAAGCGCCTGAAGATCGTCGAAAGCTTCCTGGAATCCGGCAACCGTCCGGAATGGATGGTCCTGACCGTCGTTCCGGTCATCCCGCCGGAACTGCGCCCGCTGGTTCCGCTGGATGGCGGCCGCTTCGCGACCTCGGATCTGAACGACCTGTATCGCCGGGTCATCAACCGGAACAACCGTCTGAAGCGCCTGATCGAGCTGCGCGCGCCCGACATCATCGTCCGCAACGAAAAGCGGATGCTGCAGGAATCGGTCGACGCCCTGTTCGACAACGGCCGCCGTGGCCGCGTCATCACCGGGAACAACAAGCGCCCGCTGAAATCGCTGTCGGACATGCTGAAGGGCAAGCAGGGTCGCTTCCGTCAGAACCTTCTGGGCAAGCGCGTTGACTTCTCGGGCCGTTCGGTCATCGTGACCGGTCCGGAGTTGAAGCTGCACCAGTGCGGTCTGCCGAAGAAAATGGCCTTGGAGCTGTTCAAGCCGTTCATCTATTCGCGTCTTGAAGCCAAGGGCCTCAGCTCGACCGTCAAGCAGGCGAAGAAGCTGGTCGAGAAAGAGCGTCCCGAGGTCTGGGACATCCTTGACGAGGTGATCCGCGAGCACCCGGTTCTTCTGAACCGTGCGCCGACGCTGCACCGTCTGGGCATCCAGGCGTTCGAGCCGACGCTGATCGAAGGCAAGGCGATCCAGCTTCACCCGCTGGTCTGTTCGGCCTTCAACGCCGACTTCGACGGTGACCAGATGGCCGTTCACGTTCCGCTGTCGCTGGAAGCGCAGCTGGAAGCGCGCGTCCTGATGATGTCGACGAACAACGTTCTGTCGCCCGCCAACGGCGCGCCGATCATCGTTCCGTCGCAGGACATGGTTCTTGGTCTGTACTACACGACCATGGAACGCGAGGGTATGAAAGGTGAAGGCATGGCCTTCGCCAATCTCGAAGAAGTGGAACACGCGCTGGCTTCCGGCGCGGTGCATCTGCATGCCCGGATCAAGGCGCGCCTGCCGCAGATCGACGAGAACGGCATCGAGGTCATCAAGCGCTTCGACACCACGCCGGGCCGTATCCGTCTGGGCGCCCTGCTGCCCAAGAACGCGAAAGCACCTTTCGAGCTGGTGAACCGCCTGCTGCGGAAGAAAGACATCCAGAACGTCATCGACACCGTCTACCGCTATTGCGGCCAGAAGGAATCGGTCATCTTCTGTGACCAGATCATGGGTCTGGGCTTCCGCGAAGCGTTCCGTGCCGGCATTTCGTTCGGCAAGGACGACATGGTCATTCCGCCCGCGAAATGGGAACTGGTCGAAGAGACCCAGGACCAGGTGAAGCAGTTCGAACAGCAGTATCTGGACGGTCTGATCACCCAGGGCGAGAAGTACAACAAGGTCGTCGATGCTTGGTCGAAATGTAACGACAAGGTCACCGACGCCATGATGAAGACCATCTCGGCCACGAAGAAGGACGAGAAGGGTGCCGAACTGGAGCCGAACTCGGTCTACATGATGGCGCATTCGGGCGCTCGGGGCTCGGTCAGCCAGATGAAGCAGCTGGGCGGGATGCGCGGCCTGATGGCCAAGCCGAACGGCGAGATCATCGAGACGCCGATCATCTCGAACTTCAAGGAAGGCCTGACCGTTCTTGAATACTTCAACTCGACCCACGGCGCGCGGAAAGGTCTGTCCGATACCGCTCTGAAGACCGCGAACTCGGGTTATCTGACCCGTCGTCTGGTCGACGTGGCACAGGACTGCATCATCCGCGAGCATGATTGCGGCACCGAACGCGCGATCACGGCTTCGGCCGCGGTCAATGACGGCGAAGTCGTCAGCCCGCTTTCCGAGCGCGTGCTGGGCCGGACCGCTGCCGATGACGTTCTGGTTCCGGGTGAGGATGTCGTGATCGTTCGCAAGAACGAGCTGATCGACGAGCGGAAGGCAGACGAGATCGAACAGGCTGGCGTCCAGTCCGTCCGCATCCGCTCGGCCCTGACCTGCGAATCCGAAGACGGCATCTGTGCGCTTTGCTACGGTCGTGACCTGGCGCGCGGCACGCTCGTCAACATCGGTGAAGCTGTCGGCATCATCGCCGCGCAGTCGATCGGTGAACCGGGCACGCAGCTGACGATGCGGACCTTCCACATCGGCGGTATTGCGCAGGGTGGTCAGCAGTCGTTCATCGCCGCGTCGCAAGAAGGCACCATCGCGTACGAGAACGAGAGCACGCTGGAAAACGCCAATGGCGAGTTGATCGTCATGAGCCGCAACATGCAGCTCAATATCACGAACGCCCAAGGCGACGTGCTGGCGAACCACAAGCTGTTCTATGGCTCGAAACTGTTCGTGCGCGAAGGCGATGTCGTCGCGCGTGGCCAGAAGATGTTCGAATGGGACCCCTATACCCTGCCGATCATCGCCGAGAAGGCCGGTGTCGCGAAATATGTCGATCTGCTCTCGGGCCTTTCGGTCCGCGACGAGACCGACGATGCGACCGGCATGACGCAGAAGATCGTGACGGATTGGCGCTCGGCCCCGAAAGGCAATGAGCTCAAGCCCGAGATCATCATCGTCGATGCCGATGGCGAGCCGGTTCGCAACGAGCAGGGCAACCCGGTCACCTACCCGATGTCGGTTGACGCGGTCCTGTCGGTCGAAGACGGGCAGGAGATCAAGGCCGGTGACGTTGTCGCGCGTATCCCGCGCGAAGGCGCCAAGACCAAGGACATCACCGGGGGTCTGCCGCGCGTTGCCGAGCTGTTCGAAGCCCGTCGTCCGAAGGATCACGCCATCATCGCCGAAATCGACGGTTATGTGCGCTTCGGCAAGGACTACAAGAACAAGCGCCGCATCGCGATCGAGCCTGCAGACGACACGCTGTCCGCGGTCGAATACATGGTGCCGAAAGGCAAGCACATCCCGGTTCACGAAGGCGACTTCGTGCAGAAGGGTGACTACATCATGGACGGCAACCCGGCACCGCATGACATCCTGCGCATCATGGGGATCGAGGCTCTGGCCGACTACCTCATCGACGAAGTGCAGGACGTCTATCGACTGCAGGGCGTGAAGATCAACGACAAGCACATCGAGGTGATCGTTCGCCAGATGCTGCAGAAGATCGAGATCCTCGACAGCGGTGACACCACGCTGCTGAAGGGCGAGCATGTCGACCGCGATGAGTTCGTGGAAGAGAACGCCAAGATCGAAGCCAAGGGTGGCCGTCCGGCCGCGGGCGAGCCGGTGCTCTTGGGCATCACCAAGGCGAGCCTGCAGACCCGCAGCTTCATCTCGGCCGCATCGTTCCAGGAAACGACCCGCGTGCTGACCGAGGCTGCCGTTCAGGGCAAGCGCGACAAACTGGTCGGGCTCAAGGAAAACGTCATCGTCGGCCGCCTGATCCCGGCCGGTACCGGTGGCGCGACCGCCCGCGTGCGTCGCATCGCGACCGATCGCGACAACGAGGTGATCGAGGCTCGCAAGGCCGAGGCCGAAGCCGCCGCCGCGCTGATCGCGCCGGAAGAATCTCCGGTCCAGGCGGCTGGCGAGAACTGA
- the rpoB gene encoding DNA-directed RNA polymerase subunit beta, which produces MAQAYVGQKRVRRYYGNIREVLEMPNLIEVQKSSYDLFLRSGEGESHQDGEGINGVFQSVFPIKDFNETATLEFVKYELERPKYDVDECQARDMTYAAPLKVTLRLIVFDVDENTGAKSVKDIKEQDVYMGDMPLMTQNGTFIVNGTERVVVSQMHRSPGVFFDHDRGKTHSSGKLLFACRIIPYRGSWLDFEFDAKDLVFARIDRRRKLPVTTLLYALGMDQEGIMDSFYDTVDYKLQRASRGQDAGWVTKFFPERVRGTRPTFDLVNAETGEVITKAGEKVTPRLVKQLNEKGQINLLLPFEKIIGRFVAKDIINEQTGLIYAEAGDEITVEYDRDGEISGGLLKVLLDNGIEDIPVLDIDHVNVGPYIRNTMAADKNMNRESALMDIYRVMRPGEPPTVEAASTLFDSLFFDSERYDLSAVGRVKMNMRLNLDAPDTQRTLRKADIIACIRGLVELRDGKGEIDDIDHLGNRRVRSVGELMENQYRIGLLRMERAIRERMSGVEIDTVMPQDLINAKPAAAAVREFFGSSQLSQFMDQTNPLSEVTHKRRLSALGPGGLTRERAGFEVRDVHPTHYGRMCPIETPEGQNIGLINSLATFARVNKYGFIETPYRKVVEGHVTDDVVYMSATEEMRHTVAQANAVLDENGKFVDDLVSTRQAGDFMLNPVDAVDLIDVSPKQLVSVAAALIPFLENDDANRALMGSNMQRQAVPLLRAEAPLVGTGMEATVARDSGAAIMARRGGIIDQVDAQRIVVRATEDLGGGDAGVDIYRLRKFKRSNQSSTINQRPIVKVGDTVVKNQVIADGPSTDQGELAIGRNVVVAFMPWNGYNYEDSILISERIHRDDVFTSIHIDEYEVAARDTKLGPEEITRDIPNVGEEALRNLDEAGIVYIGAEVGPGDILVGKITPKGESPMTPEEKLLRAIFGEKASDVRDTSLRLPPGAYGTIVEVRVFNRHGVDKDERALQIEREEVERLARDRDDELAILERNIYARLKTLIMGREVVKGPKGIKAGSTVDDDLLSQLSRGQWWQLAVADEDTAKEVEALNQQFDALKRALDNRFDDKVEKVRQGDDLPPGVMKMVKVFVAVKRKLQAGDKMAGRHGNKGVVSKVVPIEDMPFLADGTPVDLVLNPLGVPSRMNVGQILETHMGWASRNLGIKIDEALQDYRRNGDMTPVREAMKNGYGDDLYATQFEGVDDDMLIEHANAVRTGVPIATPVFDGAKEADVNDALRRAGFDTSGQSVVFDGRTGEQFARKVTVGAKYVLKLHHLVDDKMHARSTGPYSLVTQQPLGGKAQFGGQRLGEMEVWALEAYGAAYTLQEMLTVKSDDVAGRTKVYESIVKGEDNFEAGVPESFNVLVKEVRGLGLNMELLDAEDEE; this is translated from the coding sequence ATGGCTCAAGCTTATGTCGGCCAGAAACGCGTCCGGCGTTATTATGGCAATATCCGCGAAGTCCTGGAAATGCCGAACCTCATCGAGGTTCAGAAATCCTCCTACGACCTGTTCCTGCGGTCGGGTGAGGGCGAGAGCCACCAGGACGGCGAGGGCATCAATGGTGTCTTCCAGTCGGTGTTCCCGATCAAGGACTTCAATGAAACCGCGACGCTCGAATTCGTGAAATACGAACTCGAACGTCCGAAATACGATGTCGACGAGTGCCAGGCCCGCGACATGACCTATGCCGCGCCGCTCAAGGTGACGCTGCGTCTGATCGTGTTCGATGTCGACGAAAACACCGGCGCGAAATCGGTCAAGGACATCAAGGAGCAGGACGTCTACATGGGCGACATGCCCCTGATGACGCAGAACGGCACCTTCATCGTCAACGGCACCGAGCGCGTCGTCGTCTCGCAGATGCACCGTTCGCCGGGCGTGTTCTTCGACCATGACCGCGGCAAGACCCACTCGTCGGGCAAGCTGCTGTTCGCCTGCCGCATCATTCCCTATCGCGGCTCGTGGCTCGACTTCGAATTCGACGCCAAGGACCTTGTGTTCGCGCGTATCGACCGTCGCCGCAAGCTTCCGGTGACGACGCTGCTTTATGCCCTCGGCATGGATCAGGAAGGAATCATGGATTCCTTCTACGATACCGTGGACTACAAGCTGCAGCGCGCGAGCCGGGGCCAGGACGCGGGCTGGGTTACCAAGTTCTTCCCCGAGCGTGTCCGCGGCACCCGTCCGACCTTCGACCTGGTGAATGCCGAAACCGGCGAAGTCATCACCAAGGCCGGCGAAAAGGTCACGCCGCGTCTCGTCAAGCAGCTGAACGAAAAGGGGCAGATCAACCTTCTGCTGCCGTTCGAGAAGATCATCGGCCGCTTCGTCGCGAAGGATATCATCAACGAGCAGACCGGCCTGATCTACGCCGAAGCCGGCGACGAGATCACCGTCGAATATGACCGCGATGGCGAAATCTCGGGCGGCCTGCTCAAGGTTCTGCTGGACAACGGCATTGAAGATATCCCGGTTCTCGACATCGACCATGTCAATGTCGGCCCGTATATTCGCAACACCATGGCCGCCGACAAGAACATGAACCGCGAAAGCGCGCTCATGGATATCTATCGCGTCATGCGTCCGGGTGAGCCGCCGACCGTCGAGGCTGCCTCGACCCTGTTCGACAGCCTGTTCTTCGACAGCGAGCGCTACGACCTTTCGGCCGTGGGTCGCGTCAAGATGAACATGCGCCTGAACCTGGATGCGCCGGACACCCAGCGCACCTTGCGCAAGGCCGATATCATCGCCTGTATCCGCGGCCTCGTGGAACTGCGCGACGGCAAGGGCGAGATCGACGATATTGACCACCTGGGCAACCGCCGCGTCCGCTCGGTCGGCGAGCTGATGGAAAACCAGTATCGCATCGGCCTGCTGCGCATGGAGCGTGCGATCCGCGAACGCATGTCGGGCGTCGAGATCGACACCGTCATGCCGCAGGACCTGATCAACGCGAAACCGGCTGCTGCCGCCGTCCGCGAATTCTTCGGCTCGTCGCAGCTGTCGCAGTTCATGGACCAGACCAACCCGCTTTCGGAAGTCACGCACAAGCGTCGTCTTTCGGCGCTCGGGCCGGGCGGTCTGACGCGCGAGCGTGCAGGCTTCGAGGTTCGCGACGTTCACCCGACCCATTACGGCCGGATGTGCCCCATCGAGACGCCGGAAGGTCAGAACATCGGTCTGATCAACTCGCTGGCCACCTTTGCCCGCGTGAACAAATACGGCTTCATCGAGACCCCCTACCGCAAGGTGGTCGAAGGTCATGTGACCGACGACGTGGTCTACATGTCGGCAACCGAGGAAATGCGTCACACCGTGGCGCAGGCCAACGCGGTTCTGGACGAAAACGGCAAGTTCGTTGACGATCTGGTTTCGACCCGCCAGGCTGGCGACTTCATGCTGAACCCGGTCGATGCCGTCGATCTGATCGACGTTTCGCCCAAGCAGCTGGTCTCGGTCGCAGCGGCCCTGATCCCGTTCCTTGAAAACGACGACGCCAACCGCGCCCTGATGGGCTCGAACATGCAACGTCAGGCGGTTCCGCTTCTGCGCGCCGAGGCTCCGCTTGTGGGCACCGGCATGGAAGCGACCGTGGCACGCGATTCCGGTGCGGCCATCATGGCGCGCCGCGGCGGCATCATCGACCAGGTCGACGCACAGCGGATCGTTGTTCGCGCGACCGAGGATCTGGGTGGCGGGGACGCTGGCGTCGATATCTATCGCCTGCGCAAGTTCAAGCGTTCGAACCAGTCGTCGACCATCAACCAGCGTCCCATCGTCAAGGTGGGCGATACGGTGGTGAAGAACCAGGTCATCGCTGACGGTCCGTCGACCGATCAGGGTGAACTGGCGATCGGCCGGAACGTGGTCGTGGCCTTCATGCCCTGGAACGGCTACAACTACGAAGACTCGATCCTGATCTCCGAGCGGATCCACCGCGACGACGTGTTCACCTCGATCCATATCGACGAATACGAAGTGGCGGCCCGCGACACGAAGCTTGGCCCGGAAGAGATCACCCGCGACATCCCGAACGTCGGTGAAGAAGCGCTGCGCAACCTCGACGAGGCAGGCATCGTCTATATCGGCGCCGAGGTTGGTCCGGGCGACATCCTGGTCGGCAAGATCACCCCGAAGGGTGAATCGCCGATGACCCCGGAAGAGAAGCTTCTGCGCGCCATCTTCGGTGAAAAGGCTTCGGACGTTCGCGACACCTCGCTGCGTCTGCCCCCGGGTGCCTATGGCACGATCGTCGAGGTCCGCGTCTTCAACCGTCACGGCGTCGACAAGGACGAGCGTGCGCTTCAGATCGAGCGCGAGGAAGTCGAACGTCTGGCCCGCGACCGGGACGACGAGCTGGCGATCCTCGAGCGCAACATCTATGCGCGCTTGAAGACGCTGATCATGGGCAGGGAAGTCGTCAAGGGTCCGAAGGGCATCAAGGCCGGTTCGACCGTTGATGACGATCTGCTGAGCCAGCTCAGCCGTGGCCAGTGGTGGCAGCTTGCCGTCGCCGACGAGGACACCGCCAAGGAAGTCGAGGCGCTGAACCAGCAATTCGACGCGCTGAAGCGTGCGCTGGACAACCGTTTCGACGACAAGGTCGAGAAGGTTCGCCAGGGTGACGATCTGCCTCCGGGCGTGATGAAGATGGTCAAGGTCTTCGTTGCCGTGAAGCGCAAGCTTCAGGCGGGCGACAAGATGGCCGGTCGCCACGGCAACAAGGGTGTCGTCTCGAAGGTCGTTCCGATCGAGGACATGCCCTTCCTGGCTGACGGCACGCCCGTCGACCTGGTGCTGAACCCGCTTGGCGTGCCTTCGCGGATGAACGTCGGTCAGATCCTTGAAACCCACATGGGTTGGGCATCGCGCAACCTGGGCATCAAGATCGACGAGGCGCTGCAGGACTATCGCCGCAACGGCGACATGACCCCTGTCCGCGAAGCCATGAAGAACGGCTATGGCGACGATCTTTACGCCACGCAGTTCGAGGGCGTCGATGACGACATGCTGATCGAGCACGCGAACGCGGTCCGCACCGGCGTTCCGATCGCCACGCCCGTCTTCGACGGTGCGAAAGAGGCGGACGTGAACGATGCCCTGCGCCGCGCGGGCTTCGACACCTCCGGTCAGTCTGTCGTGTTCGACGGCCGGACCGGCGAGCAGTTCGCCCGCAAGGTCACGGTTGGCGCCAAATATGTCCTGAAGCTGCACCACCTTGTCGACGACAAGATGCACGCTCGTTCGACCGGTCCGTACTCGCTCGTCACGCAGCAGCCGCTGGGTGGTAAGGCGCAGTTCGGTGGTCAGCGTCTGGGTGAGATGGAGGTCTGGGCCCTCGAAGCCTATGGCGCCGCCTACACCCTGCAGGAAATGCTGACGGTGAAGTCGGACGACGTGGCAGGCCGGACCAAGGTCTACGAGAGCATCGTCAAGGGCGAGGACAACTTCGAAGCCGGCGTGCCGGAATCGTTCAACGTTCTGGTCAAGGAGGTCCGGGGTCTGGGCCTCAACATGGAACTCCTGGATGCGGAGGACGAGGAGTAA
- the rplL gene encoding 50S ribosomal protein L7/L12, with amino-acid sequence MADLKKLAEEIVGLTLLEAQELKTILKDEYGIEPAAGGAVMVAGPAAGGAADAAEEKTEFDVVLTDAGANKINVIKEVRGITGLGLKEAKDLVEAGGKVKEGVSKADAEEMKKKLEAAGAKVELK; translated from the coding sequence ATGGCTGATCTGAAAAAACTCGCCGAAGAAATCGTGGGCCTGACCCTGCTGGAAGCCCAGGAACTGAAAACCATCCTGAAAGACGAATACGGCATCGAGCCGGCTGCTGGTGGCGCCGTCATGGTTGCTGGTCCGGCTGCTGGTGGCGCCGCTGACGCCGCCGAAGAAAAAACCGAGTTCGACGTCGTTCTGACCGACGCCGGCGCGAACAAGATCAACGTGATCAAAGAAGTTCGCGGCATCACCGGTCTGGGCCTGAAAGAAGCCAAGGACCTGGTCGAAGCCGGTGGCAAAGTCAAAGAAGGCGTCTCGAAAGCTGACGCTGAAGAGATGAAAAAGAAACTCGAAGCGGCTGGTGCCAAGGTCGAGCTGAAGTAA
- the rplJ gene encoding 50S ribosomal protein L10, with protein MDRAQKEQLVEELGQIFEASGVVVVAHYEGMTVAQMQDLRAQMREVGGSVRVAKNRLAKIALDGKPCASIADYLTGMTVLAYSEDPVAAAKVADKYAKANDKFVILGGAMGDTALDPAGVKAVAQMPSREELIASIVACIGAPASNIAGAIGAPASNIAGILTTLEEREAA; from the coding sequence GTGGATAGAGCGCAGAAAGAGCAGTTGGTCGAGGAACTCGGCCAAATCTTCGAAGCCTCTGGCGTCGTGGTGGTTGCACACTACGAAGGAATGACGGTTGCCCAAATGCAGGACCTGCGCGCGCAAATGCGCGAAGTTGGCGGGTCCGTTCGCGTTGCCAAGAACAGGCTCGCCAAGATCGCCCTGGATGGAAAGCCTTGCGCAAGCATCGCCGACTATCTGACGGGTATGACCGTGCTCGCTTACTCCGAAGACCCTGTGGCTGCTGCCAAGGTCGCGGACAAGTACGCCAAGGCCAACGACAAGTTCGTTATCCTGGGCGGTGCGATGGGCGACACGGCGCTTGACCCCGCCGGTGTGAAAGCCGTGGCACAGATGCCGTCGCGCGAGGAGCTCATCGCTTCGATCGTGGCCTGCATCGGCGCCCCTGCCTCGAACATCGCGGGCGCGATTGGCGCACCTGCTTCCAACATCGCGGGCATCCTCACGACTCTGGAAGAGCGCGAGGCCGCTTAA
- the rplA gene encoding 50S ribosomal protein L1 has translation MAKISKNKAAARAAFDGKANLSVEDAVALVKSNVKAKFDETVEIAMNLGVDPRHADQMVRGVVTLPNGTGKDVRVAVFARGPKADEAKAAGAEIVGAEDLMEAIQAGNINFDRCIATPDMMPLVGRLGKILGPRNLMPNPKVGTVTMDVKAAVEAAKGGEVQFKAEKAGVVHAGVGKASFDAGKLAENIRAFVDAVNRAKPSGAKGTYVKKVSISSTMGPGVSLDLASAVAQ, from the coding sequence ATGGCAAAGATCTCGAAAAACAAAGCTGCTGCTCGCGCCGCTTTCGATGGCAAGGCCAACCTGTCGGTTGAGGATGCCGTTGCGCTGGTGAAGTCCAACGTCAAAGCGAAATTCGACGAAACCGTCGAGATCGCGATGAACCTGGGCGTCGATCCGCGTCACGCCGACCAGATGGTCCGCGGTGTCGTCACGCTGCCGAACGGAACTGGCAAGGACGTGCGCGTTGCCGTCTTCGCTCGTGGCCCGAAGGCTGACGAAGCCAAGGCTGCAGGCGCCGAAATCGTTGGCGCGGAAGACCTGATGGAAGCCATCCAGGCCGGCAACATCAATTTCGATCGCTGCATCGCGACTCCGGACATGATGCCGCTGGTCGGCCGCCTGGGCAAGATCCTGGGCCCGCGCAACCTGATGCCGAACCCCAAGGTCGGCACGGTGACGATGGACGTGAAAGCGGCCGTCGAAGCTGCCAAGGGTGGTGAAGTCCAGTTCAAGGCCGAAAAAGCCGGTGTCGTTCACGCTGGTGTCGGCAAGGCTTCGTTCGATGCCGGGAAGCTGGCAGAGAACATCCGCGCTTTCGTGGATGCCGTGAACCGCGCAAAGCCGTCGGGCGCCAAGGGCACCTACGTGAAGAAGGTCTCGATCAGCTCGACCATGGGTCCGGGCGTGTCGCTGGATCTGGCTTCGGCCGTCGCGCAGTAA
- the rplK gene encoding 50S ribosomal protein L11 — translation MAKKVVGSLKLQIKAGQANPSPPVGPALGQRGINIMEFCKAFNAKTQEMEPGSPVPVVITYYADKSFTFVTKTPPASFLLKKAAGLKPVGKRNRARGSEKPGRQVAGTVTAKQVREIAEAKMKDLSANDVEAAMQIILGSARSIGIEVKG, via the coding sequence ATGGCCAAGAAAGTTGTCGGCAGCCTCAAGCTGCAAATCAAGGCGGGTCAAGCCAACCCGTCCCCGCCCGTCGGCCCGGCTCTGGGTCAGCGCGGCATCAACATCATGGAATTCTGCAAGGCGTTCAACGCCAAGACGCAGGAAATGGAGCCGGGTTCGCCGGTTCCGGTCGTGATTACCTATTACGCCGATAAATCCTTCACTTTCGTGACGAAGACCCCGCCGGCTTCGTTCCTGCTGAAGAAGGCTGCTGGTCTGAAGCCCGTCGGCAAGCGCAACCGCGCCCGCGGCTCGGAAAAGCCCGGCCGTCAGGTTGCCGGCACCGTGACCGCGAAGCAAGTTCGCGAGATCGCCGAAGCCAAGATGAAGGACCTGTCTGCGAATGACGTCGAAGCCGCGATGCAAATCATCCTTGGCTCGGCCCGTTCGATCGGCATCGAGGTGAAAGGCTAA